The sequence below is a genomic window from Oxobacter pfennigii.
CTTTTTCCCGGAAAGCGTCCACGGCGTTTTTGCAGCCCTCAATTACAGTCTGCTTTACAGCATCCAGCCGTTCCCGCAGTGCAGTCACGTTTTTATCCAGCGTCTTGACCGCGATTTGCAGGGCGGTTTTAACAGGATGAGCCTGTTCCCGCGCCTCATTCAGTTCCCGGCGCATGGCGGCAAGCTCCTTTACCGCCGCGTCAAGCTGGCGCTCCATTGCGCCGACCTGATTCAGTACAGCAAGAAAATCCTGCGTTGATGGGGCATTGTTTTCCCTCATAATTGCTAAAAGCTCTTTGACATGCTCGTTTTCCAAAATAGGAGCAGTGGCAGTTTTACTTCTTACCATAGGGTGTTATCCTCCTTTCTCACTTCGGGTCGACATGGCCCGAAGAGGCTTTAGCGTTCCTCACAGGCCGGGGCGGTACGGCCTTTTGTGGGAACCGGCGCATTGTCAATCATCTGTTGATATTGTTTTAGGGCGTTATGAATAGATTTTTCCGGTTCGGGGTAGGCGAAAATGCGGTATTCCTCCGGTACATCGTCCCTGCCGCTGTAATGTTCGATAAAGCTGTCACCGTTGTTTACGATGTAGCCGCCGTCCACGAAATGTCCGTTATCGTCCATGCTCATATCCCGCCCGTATGCCTCATAGTCGATGTAGTTTTCCAAATGCTCCGGGATTTCCAACGTACACATTTCTTCAATATAATAGCGGCCTAAATCTTCCTCGTCCTCAATGCCTGGATAAAGCTCAAAGCAATCCAGATTTTGCGTGAGGTTAATTAAGTCCCTGACGCTCCCGGTGTGTTCTCCAAACTCCATAGCGGCGGCGAACTTTTCGGCTTCCCATTTCGGCATATCGTCCAGCAGTGAGGCCAGATAGTTTAGCTCGTCAATGCTTTCGTATTCGCCCAAACAGTCATGCAAGCCGGGAATATCGGTTTCATAGTCCGTGATGAAAATTTCCTCATACCGTACTCCGTCCACATGGATACGCTTCAAAAGAGCCTGTACGTCCTCGGTTGTGGCGGGGAGTTTTAGATACTCCCCGTCCAAATGCCCCTCGTTATACCGTCCAAGGTTGGTGACATAGGCTTCAAGCATTGTTTTTCGCACGGCCCTGTCCCTTGACCGTCAAAATGCCGTCCAGCGTGGTTGCCGTGATGTTCAGCCGTCCGGCTATGGCAATATCGTTTTTCATATCCTCGTTCATGCCGTCACCGCAGACAACCACCACATGAGAGCGGCGCAGAAGGTCACGGCTCATGTCAATGCCGCTTTTGTGTTCCTCCGGGATTGCATCGTTGAGAAATAACGGGAGATACAAAAGAGGGCAAACCGGGGAAAAACCTGCCTCGTATACCGCCCGGCAATACTGCGCCGCCTGCTTTGTGTCTGTGTTACGGTTGCCGCTCCATGCGGCTGTGATGTATGCTAAAGGTCGTTTCATGTAATAAAGCACCTCCGTTCTTGTTGCGCTGAATGTGTCAACCTATCCCCCCGCCCTTTCCACTCTTGGAAAGGGAGCGGCTCAAAGGAATATATATCCCCGTCGCTTGACAGCCTTAAAGCATAACCGGAGAAGCCTGTCAAGAGTGCGAAGCACCGCCTACGGCGGCAAGCTCTTGACAGACTTTCCCGGTTATGCTATCCCGTACATGGCGACGGGGAATATATTATATCCTTTGAGCTTCGGGGCGCGGGGCAGCGCCCCGCAAAACCCTATCGGGTCAACTTGGCCCGATGTTACTTTTCCTGTTCGGCCTGTTTTTCTGGCTTGGTAATATCCTTCTGCTGGCCTTTCCATTCGTCCAACAGCTTGATAATGGTGTCTTTCATTTCGCGCGGGGTTTTGTCCTTGCCAAAATACTGCGAAAGTTCCTGACTTGAAATAATCACTTTGTCTGCCTCCTTTTTTTCTTCCAACATAATACCGTCAATCACATCGGCATTTAAGATGCCTTTTCCGTCAAGCTCACGCATACGCTGTGCCTGTGACAGCGACGGGGCTGACTGCTGGCCCTCAATGGCAACGGCGATATACCGCTGATTTTTGGGCTTGATATACGCCATTTCCACGGCGGGGGTGAACGCGATTTTTTTCTCGTCCACCATTTTCATCAGGTCGGGTACAAGGTCGTTGAGCTTGATATACCGCTGCACCTGCTTGACCGTCATTTTGTTGCGCTCGGCCACAATCTGATTGGAGCGTTGCCCGTTTTCCGACTTCGGGGCATCTTGACCCGAAGTGGACAGATCAGCGCGCGCACCCTGACGCTTGATAGCCTCCAACTGCATTTTCAGGGCTTTGGCCCGTTCACTTGGCAGGATATTTTCACGCTGGTTGGTGTTGTCCTCCACCATCTGCGTGATGGCTTCCTCGTCAGTGAGATTGCGGACGATACAGGGCATTTCAAAAAACCCGGCAAGCTCACTGGCTTTCTGGCGACGGTGGCCGGATACGATTTCATATCCACCGTCCTCAAGGGGCCGGACAATGGCGGGCTGCGTAACGCCCTTGTCTTTGACGCTTTCCACCATAGCCCGCATTTCTTCATCGTCCCGGACTGCGAACGGGTGATTTTTGAAGGCGTGTAGCTCGGACAGGTTAATATATACAATCTGTTCCGGTTCACCCTTGCGCGGAGCCTCCTTCGGCTCCGGCGGCTTCTCCGGCTCCGGAGTAGGGACTTCCTCTTTCACCGGGGCCTTTTTCTTTGCATCTGAAATAGGCTTGCCATCCGGCAACGGGGAAGTACGTTTTCCTTCTATGAAGTCAATAACTTCCGCTTTTCGGGCCTTTCGCGTCTGTCCACCTTTTTGGGCAGGGGTAAGCTCCGGCTCTTTTTCCGGAGTCTTTTTTTCGGTGGCAGGTTTCTGTTTTTCAGCGCGGGGCTTGCGTTCCTTTTTTGCTTCAACTTCGGAAAGCGGCTTTTCCCACTCCTGGCGGGTATCCTCTTTTTCACTGTCCTTTGCTTCCTGCGGGGCTGCTTTGTCCTGTTGCCCTACCTGTTTTTGGGAGGGTTTCTTTTGCTCTGTTTCCTGTTTTTCCGGGGCGGTGGTCTGTTTGGCCTCACGCGCCGCCTTCTGCTTTTCTGATACAAGCTCATTGATTTTGTCAAACGGCACAACAACGTCGCCGGGGACGGGAATATGTTCGCCGCCAATATCGGATGGTGCGGGCGGCTCAATTTCTGCTTCGCCCATTTCCTGCAATGCCGCTTCGCCCTCATGGGCCAGTGTTGCCACTTCCTCGGCGGTCATTTCCGGGGCAGGAGTGTCACCGGCAATCTCTGGCGGTGTGGTGGCAGGAGCGGTTTGTTTTTCTGCCGAAGCTTCATTTACGGGCGTGGTCTTTACATCATCCGGCCCGTTTGGTTCATTTTTTGCCATGCGCTATACCTCCTTCATCTTTGAATGGCACAAAAAAAGGGCCTGATTTTTCAATCAAACCCGGTGGGGATATTGCAATCCCTCCTTTCCACTTCGGGACATATTGGCCCGAAGTGACCGCTACCATACAAAAACACCGCCCATAGTCTCACTAAGGCGGTGTCTTGTGTAATGTGATAGCTTCAAATTTTATTTTATTTTGCCCTTATTCCGGGCTATTTTGCAGTTTTCCTATTACATTTGGCTCATATTGCAGCTTGATACAAAAGATTTTAAACTGAAATTTAAAATATTACTTTTTATTTAATCGCATCGCCATCCTTTCAATAATAAAATGTGTAAATTTTATTGCTTTATTATTTAATCTGTTTTTTGCTAAACCGTCGTTATACTTAACTATAACACCAGTGTCTTAAAATGTCTTTGCCTCAAATGTAATAAAATATGCCTGAATTTTGTTTAATTTCCACAACAGTAAGGGGATTTTTTAATGTCTTTCATGCAGAGTGGAGAAATTAAAAACACCTTTCTATTGTTTTGGATTTATATCCAATAAGGAAGCCCGATAGTTTTATTTTGAGGAATAAATTAAATATAGAAAACGGTGACCTGTTGGAAGAAGCAGAGCGCCAGATTACAGCTATTAAGATTTTAGACATAAAAATGCATCCAATAAAAGGAGATTTAAATTTCCAACATTTATTAAATATTCATAAACATATTTTTGAAGATATTTATGAATGGGCTGGGGAAACTCGCTCCGTAAATATTTCTAGTAGATTTTTCTGAAATTAAATCACAAGAAATGATAGAGGCGAGTTCTGATACATTAATAAGATGCAATTATAGTAAAATGGAGAATATATTTAGGAAAATTATTGAACCAATTTCAAGTATTGAGCAGGAAGAGTTTATAAAATCAATTGCACTACCGAATAGTAGTTTATTGAAAGTGTTTAATCATATACCTCACCCTTAAAATAAGGGGGATTTTCTAATTCTTTCATGCCAAGATAAATATCCCTGTAAATAATATAAATTTTACATAAATCATCTTTTAAACACAGGCAAACAAATATAAAATCTATGGTAAGTGTATTGCAATATTATAAAAAATCATAAAAGAGGGCTGTTGCTATGGAAATAAATTTTAAGGAATATGCGCGGCTAATGAATACGGCTGTCCAGGCCGAAACAATAAGAAACTCTGCTGCGGCGTTGAGCCGGGTAGGGCATTTTGTTAAGGATAAAGACGGCTCCTTCACTCCCCGGTTTTATTCCGGTTTCACGCTGATTACTCCTACTTGCGGGGATGATGCCGCAAATCGAATGCCCTATGAGACACTGATTAAGGCACAGGCAGACATTGAAGGGAAAATTCCTTCCGGCAAATTCGTCGCTGCTCCTGAAAGGGCGCTGCATATGACATTAGCCCGTCTTATTTCGGGTGATTTGTTTGAAAAAAGCATTCTTGGCATAAAAGAACAGGATGTTTTGAATGCATTGGATACCTTGTTTCGAGTTCTTCCGTCCGAGAAAAGGCTGAAATTTGAGATTAAGGGAATCTCTTTAATGCACGGGATCGTTGCGGCGGTGCTGTCAGCATCAGCTGAGGACGACTTTCACCGCCTCCAGGGTTTTAGAGATGCTGTCTATCAGAATGCTGCACTTATGGATTTGGGCATCGAAAGAAAGCGCGGCTTTATGGGCCATATTACCCTTTTGTATATAGAAGACTTATTTACCGGCCCGGAAAAAGTACGCCTTGCAGAAGCAATAATAGAAGTCAACCGCACTTACTTTAAAGAGCCCCTGCCCTTCCATATCTATCGCGGTGAGGTTCGCCGGTTTGATAATTATTTGAGCTTTCATCGGGAAAAGAATTGGCCCTTTTTCAGTTTCGGCGCCTGAAAATTACCTGATAGTTTTATATTAAGTTAGCTCCATCACCTAAGCATCTGATCATTCTTGAAAAAATCTTTCCATGGGTCGATGCTGCCGATTCTCATAATGGCATCTGACATATTTACACCGTCGGGAGCAACCGTGTCAAGCTCATCCCAGGTGATGGGCATGGATACCTTTGCTCCTTTTCTCGCTCTTATGGAATAGGGGGCAATGCTTGTAGCTCCCCTGCCGTTTCTGATCCAGTCGATGAATATCTTGCCTGCACGCCTGGCTTTTCTTACGTTGCTTGTGTAACGGTCGGGCCACTTCTGTTCCATGACTTCGGCAACGCGCCTTGCAAAGCCATGAAACACATCCCAGTCCACGGCCGGTTTTAAAGGTACGACCACATGGTACCCTTTGCCTCCGCTGGTCTTTAAATACGAGTTCAGTGAAAGCTCGGAAAGAATGCTTTTGATATCCCTGACACCCTCACGTACTTGGCTTAGCTCCATACCTTCATCCGGATCCAGGTCAAATACCATCATGTCCGGCTTTTCAAGGTTGTCGGCAAGGCTTCCCCAAATATGAAATTCCAGCGTACCCATCTGTGCCTCGGATATAAGCCCGGATGTATTCTCAATATAGAAGTAGTCTTCCATTTCTCCGCTGCCTGTAGTAATAGGTATTGTTATGATTCCTTTACTTCCCGGACCGGGGTGCTTCTTATAGAAGCAGGCTTCCGATACTCCCTTAGGACAGCGTACAATGCTTAAGATCCTGCGGCTCACATAAGGAAGCATGCGCAAAGACACCTTTTCATAATACCGGATCACATCTTCCTTGGTGATTTCAGGATCATCAAATATCACCTTGCCCGGGTTGGTAATTTTTATTCCTTCTATAATAATGCTGTTTGCATTTATATCCATTGGCTTCTCCGCTTCTTCTGAGTATATTTCAGGCTGTGTTTCATCCTCTGCTTTTTCTCTTTTTATATCCTTAGGGTCTTTGTCTGTCCGTATGCCCTGGAAGCTTGCCTGCCTTAACAGGTTATCTTTGGTCCATTCGGCAAATTTGATTTCCGCCACTAATTCTGGTTCAAGCCATGTAACATTTTCATTGGGCCTTCGCTCTGGTGCGGGTTCGAAAGGCGGTTCCGTCCTCTTTAAGCCTTCAAATTTTTCCTCAAGCACTTTTATATCAGCCTGGCTTAAGCCGGTGCCTGCACGCCCGGCATAGACAAATTCCCCGCCTTCATATATTCCAAGGAGAAGGGAACTTATCCCTCTCGCTTTTTTATCGGAAACCGTATATCCTCCAATGACAAATTCCTGCCTTTTACTGCATTTAAGCTTGATCCAGTCACCGTTTCTTGTTCCGCTGTAAACGGAATCGGCTTTTTTGCCAATTATCCCTTCCATCCCTGCCTCACAGGCCGCGGTAAAACTTTCTTTTCCCTTTCCTCTGACATAACGGCTGTAGTAGAGGTTTTTGGGGGCATCCTTCATCAAATTCTCAAGCATTTCTTTTCTGTCAATCAAAGGATGTCCCCGAAGATCCGCGCCATCCAGAGCCAGGACATCAAAAACGATATATGTCAGCTTTTGGGCCTTGGGATTTTTCATATAGTTTTGCAGAGCCTGAAAATCCGTCTTGCCCGCTGGGTCCGTTACTGCTATTTCACCGTCTAAAACAATAGCCTTATCCTTAGCCCAATCAATTAGGGAAGAGGCAATATCATGAAACCTCCTTGCATAATCATTGCCGTTTCTGGTCATCAGCCGGACACCGTTGCCTTCCACAAAGGCAATGATCCTGTAGCCGTCGTATTTCAACTCATAGAGCCAGTCCTCACCCTCTGGAATCTTATTGACCAATTTTGCCAGCTGCACATCGGCCATGCTGAAGGGGTTTCTTATAATTTTTTCATCTTCTCCCCCTTCGATTTCAGCCATGGTGCGCCCGGTCCTGATGCTGGTAGTATATTCCGATATCCCGTCATCAGTTTTGACATACTCATCTTTTTCCTTCAGCAAAAGCCAGTTATCCTTTGTCTCGCCTGGCTTTGCTTTCATCCGGATCAAAGCCCACTTTCCCTTGAGACGTTTTCCATAAAGGACAAACTTAAGCTGGCCTTCACTTAAGCCCTCATCTGCATTCCCATAGGGCTCCCAATAGCCTTCATCCCAGAGCATGACTGTTCCGCCGCCGTATTCCCCCTTGGGAATAGTCCCTTCAAAGTTCCTGTATTCCAAAGGGTGGTCCTCCACCTGCACGGCCAGCCTCTTGTCATGGGTATTATAGGAAGGACCCTTTGGCACCGCCCAGCTTAAAAAGACTCCTCTCCATTCAAGGCGCAAATCATAGTGGTCCCTGCGGGCCATATGGTGCTGTATGACATATTTAAGACCTTCTTTAGTATCTTCTGTCGTTCCTTCCGGCTCCAGGGTCCTTTCAAAATTCCTTTTTTGGTTGTACTCCCTTAAGTTTCCGGTCATAAAATCATGCCGACTCCTTGCCTTTTTTAGCATTCTCTACGCTGGCTTTGAGGGCCTCCATAAGATCGATAACTTTTCCGGCGCCGCCGGCTTCAGCAGCCACGACTTCCCTTCCGGAAATCTTGGTCTCAATGAGCTCGCGGAGCCTGGCCTGGTATTCGTCTTTATATTTTGCAGGATCAAAGGGTGTGTCCATGGAATTGATCAGCGTTTTTGCCAAATTCAGTTCCTGTTTGGATACATCGGGCTTATTATACTGTTTTTGAAGCTCTTTAATGTCGTCGGCATAGAACATGGTGGAAATAAGGATACCGTCCTCCCGTGGGATGATTGCCATCAAGGTGTCCTTTGTGCCCATGACGGTTTTGCCTATCGCTATCTTCTGCTCGGCCATCAGTGCGGAGCGTAGCAGCTCAAAGGCCTTTTCTCCTCCTGTCTGGGGCGAGGCCTGGTATGTTTTATCATAGTAGACGGGTGAAATCTGGTTCAGTTGGGCAAAATGCAGAATCTGAATTGATTTTTCTTTTTCCGTCTTGATTTTTTCAATCTCTTCGTCTGTGACGACTACATACTTGTCTTCATCATACTCGAATCCCTTTACAATGTCTTCCGAAGTTATCTCCTTGCCGCAGTGGGCACAGGTCTTCTTGTACCGGATGCGGCTGTTGTCTTCCTTATGCAGCTGGTTGAAATGGATGTCATTGTCCTGGGTGGCAGTGTACATGGCAATTGGGATTGCCACCATGCCAAAAGTTATAACCGATTTACGTGACGCCATAGCTTAAAACACCTCCAAGGTTATTGTTTCCAACTAAAATATTAGTATTCGGTATATATACTAATTCTTCGCCGACAATAAGGCCATGCTGGTATTCTCTCTTAATCTTCCAAAAGTCTTTTTATATAAGAATATTTTACTCCACACTTTTAAGCGATGCCACCATATCTATGCTTTTAAACTTCCGACCCATGACATAATTGACAAGCATTGTAAAGGCAAGCATAAAGGCAAATCCAAGGGCAGTGCTGAAAGCAGTAATCAGCGGCAGGATTTCCAGATCCGGCGTTGTCGCCTGCTGCAGTATGGCTCGAAGCAGCAAAGAACCAATGATGTAGCCAAAAGGCAGTCCGAATATTGTAATCCAGATGTTTTCCCGCAGTACCAGCCTTTTCATCTCATTTCTGCGAAATCCCAAGACCTTCAGCGTCGCAAGCTCCCGGATCCGCTCATAGTAGTTCATGCGCCCCAGCACCATCATAACGGCAAAGGCGAGGAGGCCGGAGAATAAAATCAATATGGCCTGGAAACTTTGCAAGGCTTCCAATACAATGAGCATATTGCTGCGCATTTCTTCCTTTGTCTCAACCAGTGAAATTCTCGGGTCATCTTTAAGGCCGCTAAGGTCCATCCCCTGCCCTCTTATAAGCAGCGTCCTTACAAGAAAGGGGAGGTCCGATACTTTGGAAAATGCGGTTTTGCCTATATAGACCTCATTTCCCACAGGAAAATCCACAATATTTGCCACCTTTAGGGATATGACAATCCCATCCAGGCGTTCCGCTGTGATGGTATCGCCCACATCCACGCCAAGAGCATCCGCCATCCTTGGAGTGATAAATGCCCCGTCCTCCGGCAAGTCAACTGGGTTGCCCTTTGTGTCCTTGAAGCTGAGGCTTCTTTGTTCTTCGTCCATGACGACAAGATAAGGGCTTTGCATACTGCCGTTTTTACCATAAAGATAAATACTGAAGGCCATGGTTGCGTCAATGTTCTGCGCGCTATGCAGCACGCCGTAAATATCGGAAAACTGCTCCACGGTTGAGGGAGTCCGGAGCTTAATTTCCACGTTGTACTGCACAGTCTCATCAAAGGCCCGATCAAGCATGGAGTTAATAGAATTCATCAGGCCGAAACCGCACAGAATCAGGGAAGTTGAGCCGATGATACCCACAAGGCCCATAATAAGGCGCGCCTTGTTGCGGAACAGGTTTCTTGTCACGATTTTTCCGCTGAAACTAAGGCTCCGCCAAAAGGGGGTTATCCTCTCCAGCAAAATCCTATGTCCCTGGGCCGGCGGCTTCGGACGCATAAGGGCTGCAGGTGTGGATTTCAGCGATTTGCGGCAGGATAGCACCGTTGCTCCGCAGGTGACAACTGCCACGCAGAATACCGATAGAAAGAAGTGGGGCGTAAAGGGAGTGACACCCGTGGCTTCTATAGTGTAATAGGTGATCCCAACCCGGTACAGTAATTCCGCGATGAGATACCGGGCGGCGGCCCATCCCAAAATCATAGCAGGGATGGTGATTAAAACCCCCAAAAGCACGTACCGTCCTGTGATTTCCTTTTTGGAATAACCTAAAGAAC
It includes:
- a CDS encoding antirestriction protein ArdA encodes the protein MLEAYVTNLGRYNEGHLDGEYLKLPATTEDVQALLKRIHVDGVRYEEIFITDYETDIPGLHDCLGEYESIDELNYLASLLDDMPKWEAEKFAAAMEFGEHTGSVRDLINLTQNLDCFELYPGIEDEEDLGRYYIEEMCTLEIPEHLENYIDYEAYGRDMSMDDNGHFVDGGYIVNNGDSFIEHYSGRDDVPEEYRIFAYPEPEKSIHNALKQYQQMIDNAPVPTKGRTAPACEER
- a CDS encoding ParB/RepB/Spo0J family partition protein; translated protein: MGEAEIEPPAPSDIGGEHIPVPGDVVVPFDKINELVSEKQKAAREAKQTTAPEKQETEQKKPSQKQVGQQDKAAPQEAKDSEKEDTRQEWEKPLSEVEAKKERKPRAEKQKPATEKKTPEKEPELTPAQKGGQTRKARKAEVIDFIEGKRTSPLPDGKPISDAKKKAPVKEEVPTPEPEKPPEPKEAPRKGEPEQIVYINLSELHAFKNHPFAVRDDEEMRAMVESVKDKGVTQPAIVRPLEDGGYEIVSGHRRQKASELAGFFEMPCIVRNLTDEEAITQMVEDNTNQRENILPSERAKALKMQLEAIKRQGARADLSTSGQDAPKSENGQRSNQIVAERNKMTVKQVQRYIKLNDLVPDLMKMVDEKKIAFTPAVEMAYIKPKNQRYIAVAIEGQQSAPSLSQAQRMRELDGKGILNADVIDGIMLEEKKEADKVIISSQELSQYFGKDKTPREMKDTIIKLLDEWKGQQKDITKPEKQAEQEK
- the ligD gene encoding DNA ligase D; the protein is MTGNLREYNQKRNFERTLEPEGTTEDTKEGLKYVIQHHMARRDHYDLRLEWRGVFLSWAVPKGPSYNTHDKRLAVQVEDHPLEYRNFEGTIPKGEYGGGTVMLWDEGYWEPYGNADEGLSEGQLKFVLYGKRLKGKWALIRMKAKPGETKDNWLLLKEKDEYVKTDDGISEYTTSIRTGRTMAEIEGGEDEKIIRNPFSMADVQLAKLVNKIPEGEDWLYELKYDGYRIIAFVEGNGVRLMTRNGNDYARRFHDIASSLIDWAKDKAIVLDGEIAVTDPAGKTDFQALQNYMKNPKAQKLTYIVFDVLALDGADLRGHPLIDRKEMLENLMKDAPKNLYYSRYVRGKGKESFTAACEAGMEGIIGKKADSVYSGTRNGDWIKLKCSKRQEFVIGGYTVSDKKARGISSLLLGIYEGGEFVYAGRAGTGLSQADIKVLEEKFEGLKRTEPPFEPAPERRPNENVTWLEPELVAEIKFAEWTKDNLLRQASFQGIRTDKDPKDIKREKAEDETQPEIYSEEAEKPMDINANSIIIEGIKITNPGKVIFDDPEITKEDVIRYYEKVSLRMLPYVSRRILSIVRCPKGVSEACFYKKHPGPGSKGIITIPITTGSGEMEDYFYIENTSGLISEAQMGTLEFHIWGSLADNLEKPDMMVFDLDPDEGMELSQVREGVRDIKSILSELSLNSYLKTSGGKGYHVVVPLKPAVDWDVFHGFARRVAEVMEQKWPDRYTSNVRKARRAGKIFIDWIRNGRGATSIAPYSIRARKGAKVSMPITWDELDTVAPDGVNMSDAIMRIGSIDPWKDFFKNDQMLR
- a CDS encoding Ku protein; amino-acid sequence: MASRKSVITFGMVAIPIAMYTATQDNDIHFNQLHKEDNSRIRYKKTCAHCGKEITSEDIVKGFEYDEDKYVVVTDEEIEKIKTEKEKSIQILHFAQLNQISPVYYDKTYQASPQTGGEKAFELLRSALMAEQKIAIGKTVMGTKDTLMAIIPREDGILISTMFYADDIKELQKQYNKPDVSKQELNLAKTLINSMDTPFDPAKYKDEYQARLRELIETKISGREVVAAEAGGAGKVIDLMEALKASVENAKKGKESA
- a CDS encoding ABC transporter permease, with protein sequence MVNMLQKKIFRDIRENRWSFLAIVCICSLGIALYSGINLYVSTVEKVVSGYYEDANLADYWIYKGKISNSDLDKIRSLDGIEEAQYRKVTDITLPGASGAVLHIHAIDEAAKINVPELLEGSLLDGSEKRSLLLDSRFAEAHGISAGDVITAGEGESQKEWLVKGIVRDVEYVYYAPEGLTVPDYRKYGFAYTNASALPEVAFNEIILTVDKGSNLSQEEISNRVREALEGANILSRHHQTSYRKVADAMTGIKQIGLLFSMAFFLTAALVTWITVSRMMENQRQHLGTLRSLGYSKKEITGRYVLLGVLITIPAMILGWAAARYLIAELLYRVGITYYTIEATGVTPFTPHFFLSVFCVAVVTCGATVLSCRKSLKSTPAALMRPKPPAQGHRILLERITPFWRSLSFSGKIVTRNLFRNKARLIMGLVGIIGSTSLILCGFGLMNSINSMLDRAFDETVQYNVEIKLRTPSTVEQFSDIYGVLHSAQNIDATMAFSIYLYGKNGSMQSPYLVVMDEEQRSLSFKDTKGNPVDLPEDGAFITPRMADALGVDVGDTITAERLDGIVISLKVANIVDFPVGNEVYIGKTAFSKVSDLPFLVRTLLIRGQGMDLSGLKDDPRISLVETKEEMRSNMLIVLEALQSFQAILILFSGLLAFAVMMVLGRMNYYERIRELATLKVLGFRRNEMKRLVLRENIWITIFGLPFGYIIGSLLLRAILQQATTPDLEILPLITAFSTALGFAFMLAFTMLVNYVMGRKFKSIDMVASLKSVE